TTTGGAATGCTGGAAAAGTCTCGATGTAGATTGTCCAGTTAGTTTATCAACTTCCGTTGATAGTTTGTACTGAGTTTGGATAATGAAATTGCTCGTTCGACTACTGAGTGATGAGCATGACACTGCTTCTAATTTTCTCTTTATGCCATTTATAGGTCCGCTCAGATATTCTTTTCTCCTCCATTATATTCTATTGTCTTACAATCACTCCTTTTCTTTGTTACCAGAGAGACGTCTCATCACGTCCCATGAttggtggtggtgcttcccgccgtCTTCTACAGTTTGCTGTTCGAGATGCAGTAAAAGCTGTACAGCCAACCAGCAGCTCTTCTGAACCAGCATCCAAGCGTCTGCGCTCTGTGGTTTCCACAACTTCTGCAGAGAACATGCATGATAGGAGATCAGAAAGATCTCAAGACAACCTGAGCGATAGGACATCAGCAAGATCTCAAGACAACCCGAGTGATAGAAGATCAGCAAGATCTCAAGATAACCCAAGTGAGAGAAGATCCGAAAGAACTCGGCCAGTGTTACAGTTACAGGGAGCTGCTTTAGCTCTTAGAGCTGCAGCGGAAGCTGCTGCAGATTCCACGAAGGTTAGATCTACTGGAAGTGTTTTCAAGCGATTGGGTCATGGGAATGTTGTGAAACAGCCATCTCGTTCTCGTGAAGAGAAGAGAGATTATGAAGATTTTGAACCAGTTATGGCCGTAGATGAGCGGGATTCTGATCGATATGTTAATAATGAGGAATCCGAAGAGGAATCTGGAGAGCTGACCATTGCAGATAGGGTAGCTGCAATGAATGTTGATTTGAGCTCTGAAGATGATATGGAGCGAGATGAGGGGATTTCAAGATACCAAACCTGTGTGTCACCTGACGGTGCTTTTTCATCATTTGAAGACAAGAAAGCTTTATCGGCAAAATGCAGTGGTGAACTTGAGACTGATGCAATAAGGCCTTCAGGTGTTATTGACAAGGAGCGATCTATTCCTTCATCAACAGAAACAGCAAGTAAAGCTGTGCCTATTTCTGTTGATGTAAATACGGTGGTACCTCTCAGTTATGAAACTCCTAAAGATGTTCATGTTGTGGAGAAGCCTTACACACCCATGAATTCAAATGCCACCAGTGTGGCTACCAATGCCAAAGTAAGCATTCTCATATCTTGAGCAATCAATTTTTATGTATAAATTTCTTCCTGCACCTCACTTGCAATACTTTTAAGTCACTCATTTACTTTGCATTTTGGTCAGGTTTGTATTGTGTGCTTATGATTCCTAGCAGATATCCTTTTTGGCTTGAATGACAATCCAATTCACAATTCTTAATCAAGTTGTGAAACGAGAGTGTAGCTTTTCCTTTGAATTTTTCCATGCTAGTATTTACACTTTACAGTAAAAAAAAGCCTAGTTACACTTATTGCTACTTGAATGAAATGGCAGAGCAGTAGGAGCTCATGGGTAATCATGTAAGTTTAGTATTGTTTGTATGACTTGCCTGTATTTTTACTGAACTAAATTGGCTAGGTTACTTATTTGCACAGAATCTATCTAATCTGCTTATCTCTTCATGACCACCTGTGGGCACATGTTTGCATTTTCTTCCAGCAGATGAACATTAGATGAAAAACAGTAGCCGATATCTCCTGCTACACTGGTTTAGTGTCGTATACAGAATGGCACATCATTTCATTTTCCATACCATCTTCTTGATTATGATGATCATTAGTTTTGCTTTCCATTCTTTGATCATTTGTCCTGTATTATCTTGTGGGTACGCCCAGTACTCCTTGGGTACATTTTCCCATGACTGATACTAAATTTCATGCAGGAATCAGGTCATGCAGAAGTCCAAAAGGATTCCCAACGGGCTGCACCATCTGGTATGCCACATATATAGGATGCACTAGTGGCCTTCTTTCCTTCATGCACTCTAGTGTATTCGTGTCAATCTTCCATCTGGTTATCTGTATCTAATTGCTCCTATCGGTTGTGCCATTCCTTTCTccaattattaaaaataacactGATACATGTGGTAACACGACTAGTTTGCTCACCTTCCCTAACCATTATTAGCATTAATATCACTTTTATTGTAACCTACCCAACTTGCATGGGATTAAAAGGCTtagttgctgttgctgttgtaaTATCACTTTGTTGCCCCTTGTCCATCATCTTTCCTAACCAGAAATGTGCAGTTACTAGTAACACAATCTGCAAGAATTTGTTGTTTTTTGTCATGTGTTGATGGGAAAATACACTGGTTATTTTAATTTGCTGTCCAAGTCATTAGTACAATCAATCATCAGTACTGGTTAATCTTGATGACATTGTAATTTATCACTCTATAATTTATCTTGTCTTGTTCAGTTGCAGTTTCATATAGCACAGCACATCCAACCGAGGATGCAGATTCAAGAACCCTCTATGTTAGCAATGTGAGTATCTTTGTATTCTAATCACCCTTATTATTTCATGCCATTAGATTCTTTTACTTACCTCTGTCAAATTATTTGAAGGTTCACTTTGCTGCGACCAAGGACTCATTATCTCGCCATTTCAACAAGTTTGGTGCAGTACTGAAAGTAGTCATTGTCACTAATGCTGCAACGGGTCAGCCAACAGGGTCAGTTTATTATTAATGCTTGTTGTAGCTGGGATAAGAATTTTGTCATGCTATTTTTTACTTATACCAGAGAAAGATCCATATCTAATGCATATGACCACCTTCACTAATTCCTATGATGCTAACACCCTCTGTTTTGAGACCAGATTAGCTCAAAAAGTTCTCAGAAAATAATGTTGATGCTGTCATAATTTAAACAATAAAtaagtattttttttgacaaaCAATGATAAATGGAAAAGAGTAAACTGAATACTCCCTCTGATTTGAAATTCAAGTGGCTTAGAACATTAGCACTCCTACATTTTTTGTAAAAGTATACTATTTTAAGTAGAGTTATGTGTTATGAAAGTATTTTCCTTGATGAATCTAGTTAATCAACCATGTCTTGTCAACAAATCTGTCTATGTAACTGTTTGACCTACTAGACTTAAACAACCTACATTTGGAATCGGAGAGAGTAACTACTAAACAAATTTCATCTTTCCCCCTTTTCACACCAATTGTGTACGCTGTTAAATGACTTCAAGAAGCACCTGTAGTCAAAGATATGATATGATTTGGGCAGTTGAAATTTTGAACTGTTGAATTGATGTTCATGACTTCATGAGCTAAATTTGGTTGAATAACTGCAACTCAACAATAACATTCTTAATTCTGATCTTAGAGATCTTTATACAGTTCTTGAAGATAACTTAATGATTGTCTGTCTTCTATTACAGATCTGCCTATGTAGAGTTTTTACACAAAGAATCAGCTGAACGAGCTCTGTCATTGAATGGCACATCATTTATGACGCGTATTCTCAAGGTAGGATGGTTCTTTATCTACTACTTATCTTTTGTTATTATTGATTTTCTTGGCCCATATGGACTGGCATTGTCTGGTGCTTGGGCAGAGGATTAATAGATGATAATTCTCTTAAGTATTTCAGTTTTGTGTTCATTGGTTTTTTCTCTCTAACACATGTACTGCTCCATGAATGTTGAATTCGTTTTTTTTGTGCTGGTCGTCATTTTGGATTCCCATCAAACTAATAACAAAGCTTCTGAGTTTTGAGTGTGCAATAAAGGTGATGTTTGCGTTGTTTTTCCTT
The genomic region above belongs to Setaria italica strain Yugu1 chromosome VI, Setaria_italica_v2.0, whole genome shotgun sequence and contains:
- the LOC101771935 gene encoding uncharacterized protein LOC101771935 isoform X1; the encoded protein is MDAADGGASFTAAGEELLRGRVREKLRELMMSEPDTSLLDYVMVLLKNRRCKEKAIKELHVFLGDDSEAFVSWLWEHLSLHLHLYVQAQEQNQQLKDDEAPKEVSEAPKEVAGRPKSSDALPESKGQTHSVHTTESSTATRGRNKREWKGIGRDGNENFPLRSVLTDILHGEEKRTQKSNEIRHPLSKQQNGRKRERDDEPQQTKRDVSSRPMIGGGASRRLLQFAVRDAVKAVQPTSSSSEPASKRLRSVVSTTSAENMHDRRSERSQDNLSDRTSARSQDNPSDRRSARSQDNPSERRSERTRPVLQLQGAALALRAAAEAAADSTKVRSTGSVFKRLGHGNVVKQPSRSREEKRDYEDFEPVMAVDERDSDRYVNNEESEEESGELTIADRVAAMNVDLSSEDDMERDEGISRYQTCVSPDGAFSSFEDKKALSAKCSGELETDAIRPSGVIDKERSIPSSTETASKAVPISVDVNTVVPLSYETPKDVHVVEKPYTPMNSNATSVATNAKESGHAEVQKDSQRAAPSVAVSYSTAHPTEDADSRTLYVSNVHFAATKDSLSRHFNKFGAVLKVVIVTNAATGQPTGSAYVEFLHKESAERALSLNGTSFMTRILKVVRRSSHEAAHFYGWPGSGRSSLYGRHSRMAYPRAVLPGGSFRGRAPMKPGARSLQWKREPSGTDSGTKTDMSVPLSSEQVLPPAT
- the LOC101771935 gene encoding uncharacterized protein LOC101771935 isoform X2, giving the protein MVLLKNRRCKEKAIKELHVFLGDDSEAFVSWLWEHLSLHLHLYVQAQEQNQQLKDDEAPKEVSEAPKEVAGRPKSSDALPESKGQTHSVHTTESSTATRGRNKREWKGIGRDGNENFPLRSVLTDILHGEEKRTQKSNEIRHPLSKQQNGRKRERDDEPQQTKRDVSSRPMIGGGASRRLLQFAVRDAVKAVQPTSSSSEPASKRLRSVVSTTSAENMHDRRSERSQDNLSDRTSARSQDNPSDRRSARSQDNPSERRSERTRPVLQLQGAALALRAAAEAAADSTKVRSTGSVFKRLGHGNVVKQPSRSREEKRDYEDFEPVMAVDERDSDRYVNNEESEEESGELTIADRVAAMNVDLSSEDDMERDEGISRYQTCVSPDGAFSSFEDKKALSAKCSGELETDAIRPSGVIDKERSIPSSTETASKAVPISVDVNTVVPLSYETPKDVHVVEKPYTPMNSNATSVATNAKESGHAEVQKDSQRAAPSVAVSYSTAHPTEDADSRTLYVSNVHFAATKDSLSRHFNKFGAVLKVVIVTNAATGQPTGSAYVEFLHKESAERALSLNGTSFMTRILKVVRRSSHEAAHFYGWPGSGRSSLYGRHSRMAYPRAVLPGGSFRGRAPMKPGARSLQWKREPSGTDSGTKTDMSVPLSSEQVLPPAT